ttcatgtttaaatctatttgtattttctatttgaaaactgGTTCAAATCGGAAGCGTTTTAGCTATGCTCATTTTTTTAActacacaaaaaaagaaaggaGCTTTTTACTCAAGAAAACGCTGTGGTAATAACAATTTCTTGgcgtttttaattgttttcttttctCAATCCTTTTTGGCCGTGTATAATTAAATCGTTAATTGTCAGGCCATtacttaaataacattattaatctaattttatttaagttaaaaattttttttttttccaaagtttcattacttcaaaaaaatcggttagaaaagtaggtatataaaattgtattttggaaaagaattagttaataaataacagtaattttggattattataaaaatttgagcgGGAAATTATTATCCCTTCTAAAAAATTGTGTTGGTTAGTTTCATATTGACTCAGACTTAAGAACAACATTTTAAATCGTCATTATTaacgtaaataaaatttcttagatgtaatagcttattttttttaagaggtaATCTAAAAATTTGTCTAGACTCTACAGAGGTAATGAATATTCAGTGGCGTCCAGATAAGATGACCGACCTATTTTACGGACTAGACATTTgtctatttttctaatttttggtACTTCATTTATCTCTATAGAGATTTGATGGAAGCGATGAGGAttgttttaccatcttttttCTGAAACTCCAgcaaaccaaattttaaaaagattttttttttttaatataaaaataatttatgttatatcTTTGGCTGCAAAAATAATTCCcattataaaacatttcaaaattaaatgttcCCACTTTCAGTTTGTATTTGTTGGGAGGTCAAAagccaaaataattttagttcattcgatacataatataataaattagataatattataaatctatACATTCGAAAACTTTTTTACCAAGATAAATTGCACATACTTAAAACAGTTAAGAAAAATCACCTTACAACATAAATCGTTTGTCCTTTTTAGGTGAATAATAGGATGAGtccttatatttatacataaatatttatacctaATTTTTGTCAGTGACTTTAATCTTAAGTACAGGCAATTTATTAtccttttgaatttttaatagctGGTAATTTGTATCAAGACCGATTTGTGACACTTATGGATGGATCCTTTTTAAAGTTTCTTGTGgttaaggattattattatcaaataatatgaaTGCAATACAAGAgtgtttttaatgtaatttagaaaaaaaaaattataccacacacaaagaaagaaaaaacgaggtcttttgaaaaatttgatctgtctgtttaaatgtttttgctaaaataaattactagtaatttgtttttcttttgtattcgAATCGgatttgtttcatatttgttTGGTTTGTTACCAATATAGTATAGCACCGAATAAAGTGTTTGACAATTTTAAGTATGTGTTAAGGAGATTGATGTATCAAGCGAAATCTTTTTTAGGTGGTATTGTGAACGAGGGAATCTTTTATGATCATGAActtttaaatagatttaaattaaaatcatttttcagaattaatatttgaaaggaatatttatctattttgatGCATCttattatctatttatattttatgcgtTCCCATTCTTTGTTGAATCttagtgaataaataaaaagtattaaactTGGAAGAAATAATACTTTTAGTGAGAAACAACCAGTGGTGCGTCCTTATATTATCTACTAGGCAAAGTAGGCACGTGCCTACAGGCGTGAGGTTACATAGGAGCGCAAACCTGGAAgttttgaaacataaaatttttagtggAAAAGTAAGAAAAACAATTATAGTCGGTTGATATTGACATTTGAACATTTATTCAGTTTATAACAGtcgaatttatataatttttgcaaaaaccgcaaattttaataaaaataaacagcaAGCTTTGGAATTCAATAGTTAAAGATTATGAAGGACGAAAAGACGATACAGAAAAGAAAGCTCTCAGCAGATAAGTCTGTAGAAGAAATTACTTCTTCCTCGGGAAATATTCAGGTACAGTGCctatatctaataattttagaCAGACTTGCGGTTGAACTTCAAAAGCGGCGAGAACTGTACAGAAttgtttacagaaaattttcaacactgaagaagttcaaaatagTGCAAGTATGTTGGTAACGATGTTTCTGGTAATTTACAAAAGTGCTATTTTGATTAATGTATAACATTTACGATCTTATTTAACAACGATGGCTcgagttgaaaaattgcctcGAACAACCAACGCAATTTAACAGGTCCTAATAAATAGAGAATCCTAAtagaatttgaaacaaaattattaaaaaaaggtcttacGAGgagattctaattttttaaactgcCTACGGGTGTAAAATTTCTTGATCCGCCAATGGAAGAAACCGATCACGTTAAGAAACATTTTGGACTCAGACTATACGTTCCAAACTATCTCAAATGTTGCTAGATtggaacaaaacaaaatgatttagcatttttaattcttatttatttcttttgggAATAAATAAAAGTAGCTTTCTCACTAGCACCCTTGCTAAGTGTTATATTCGGACTACAATTACACCAAAAATGTCTGGCTTGTTGCAAACAATTCCAATTTACCTaacagataaaatattttaaaataacgagcatcaaaaatttctaataaataatacgCAAACGTCTTTGGGatctcaaatttaaattaaaatttattactttttatctaTCTATCTTATCGATTGTCTATTGAAAACATAGTCTTCgtgcttttttatttgaagatcGTTTTAATTTGGGAAGTAAATTATTGCCAAATATGTTTTATGCTTAACTTATACAGCAATTTAACTAAGATCAGCTTATCTATGTTTATAAAGTGATCATTatattggtggaagcgcaaataaatgtcttgaacatatttatttattatataactatATTCTTCCCTACTCTTCCACCATTCTTCACTTTTTTGAACTCTTTGTTggtgtcaaaaaattttaaaactaattttatagtAGCTTTCTTTAgtatatatatcttaatatgaaaataattatttatgaaaaataattattaataattaggaactattaatataattggtAATAACTTTTTcggaatttatattatattgcatagtatattgttttatataaaaatttttaaattatgtaaggtacaattttttattgccaTTTTTTATTGCCTTTTTTTATCTCCTTTATACccaaaccataaaaattaataaaactacagTGGACCCCCGGTTATCCGGCCCCTGGCTTATCCGGCGCCCCTTGTAATCCGaactatttttttctattaaaagatGGAAAATAGGtacatattattgaatatatccTATATTAGAATCTTCTCATTAGATTTGTGAGTTGTCAGATTACAAGATACccttatgtaaaaaatttgggATTATACGGGGTCTAAGATAGTACTCTATAATCCGACTAATTCGATAGTCCGACACTGCCCTGCAAAACGTTTGTCGGATTACCGGGGGTCCACTGTACTGCATTTCGATATTGAAttctaattagaaaataaaatatagcaatTAAACGAATATTTACCAGATGGTAAaagaaacaattaataaaaaaattattattatttcattaagttgtcattttttggtttaataaattaaaaaacattaaataaataaataaataaagaaattaattagaaaCTTATTATAAGTTAACatgaaatcgtcaaaaatataatataaataataatagaatgcatttaaagaaattaataaaaaaatatttatttatttttaataatgttgaaataattgtattattatttatgataaatgaaacgaaaatttaataaatatttttaaatcatcaaaatgtcaaattaaaaataaaaatttttgtttttgaaaattatcatttgtttatttatgcaGAGGtattaatagtatttatttagttgtttttaattttcttatacaaatgacgatttatgtattttaattttaattatatgtctttttctatatttattgatttttacttAGGGCTActtaaaatttgggaaaactTTGGAAACTATCCGAATAAAGCCtgatctatttatttaaatatgtaaatactaATTACTCATTTAccatagatattttcaaaattaaaacaaaataattcgatatttatttaatcgattagtttttatttatttgtgaatttgaatatataaaatcaagtaacttttgtttgtttgcttagaaaaaatcatatttcaagactaatttttagaattattgattttaaggcttagatataaaatcaaacaaacaGTTCgagcattataaataaatataaatttctcaCGATAATAAGtatactatattattattattcataaggCCAGAAATCAGTCTTTAGCCCGAACAATTGATCGGGTCTCTGACTTGCAAACGCAATTTACATCAGTTGATGGGATAACTTCACAAAATATATCTAGCTGACTCCGATATATTCAAAATGAAacgattaacaaaatttttttttcaaatttgatggaaatttgaatcaatacaaaactgaaagtgCTTGTTAAATggcattttattttcagtttgaaacggatttaaaaaaacatcggAATTATTACCTATATAAAAGCCTTTTTTTAATAACCTGGCTCGtctaaaataagtgaaaatccagacattatttgtcaattttatctGTAAAACTGCGATCGGATCCAATTTACAAATCCAAAAAAAAGcacaacctttttttttttttgtttaaatttaataccgTTAAAGGAATCCAAAATAATAATGTGTGTTCCGTCTAGATCAGAGTCCCGACCCATTTTTTAGGCTAACGATCGGTTTATATCAGTACAAGATTTTAACGCTTTactaatgattttaataatagtcTTCTTTTTAACTGCTCGAAtagaatttctattttaataatttattaaaaagatataatataatcaattttttatataaattgcaaGATCATTTTCGGTTAATGGTTTTTGATTCTATAAAATTGTAGCCCGCTGTTGAGACCTTAGTCGTTTTCATAaacacttttgaaaataatctgacaatttctttaaatttcaatttaaaccaggaatatttagaaatattcaGACATTTTAAAACCGCGTTCGTAAAACCACGATTTTCACTCTAGAATTTCTTGTACgcgaaacaaaaatattttcttggctcaattatattaaaagtacaaattccaacaattttttaacaagagaaaaaattctgagttaaaaaaatttcctactcAAGAAATCCTTCTTTCTGTGTAGATTCAATATATTCAACCTTATtgattaaatgttattaatagaAGGCTTGTATAGCTTGCTGTTTTACTCttgaaagtataatttttttttcaaatttcattcacAGACACCTGGTTTTTTATAAGGTACTTTATaaggaattaaaattatcaatattcatgattttaatttcaagttCGAATTAAAActatcaatattaataaatttaattctaagTTTGAatcaaagttattaatattgataattattcTGTACACCTAaatgcaaatttgaaaaataaaaaaaaactgacagtATTAAAAAGTAATACGGCGTGCCAAAACGGCGtgtaaaacaaaaaacgtttttgCGTCGGATGATAAAGATTGTAAACTTTACCAAGGAAACGCtagatatgaaatattttcattttaccaaTACATTAGTAGACATGTgcattttttttcctttctgTACTTGATTAGGTTTCATTAAATACAGCTAAAAGAACTATTCCTAAGCAGACGGGCAGATGTCCCAAGTACCCTCTCACGTTTATCGCGAGTAAGAATTATTAATATGCTGTGAAAAATAATTGAGGCCTTATCTCTTGAAAGAAATAAGGATATGACAGCCTGTATGTAAGTGACTgcatatctttatttaaaacacaaagATGAAAGTTGAGCCAATCAAATTATTTCTCTGAAATTTAGATTACGAATAACTGATTACCCAAAACCTCTAACACGTCATCCAAGTGcctaattatttaatactagaATAGCACAGGTCGGAGAGAGATTACATAGTTATTACTTGAGCTTTCAGAAGTCTTAGGcaaatttagttttaagaatttttcttattttaaaatagggtACAAATTATTAAACGTATTTAACAAAAAGGTTTATCCCGCTTTATTAGCTTGATATGCGTCTATGTAACAAAATGTGTGCTTGTGATTTTCACCTacttcaaaaaatcgaattaaattGAGACTTATTTAGGGCTGATGGCAATACAATGATAATggtaatacaataataatgataagTTTATCTTGATCAGTATCTCAagattaacaattttataatatacatatttcatataattctgGTGGAAGTGCAGATAAAATCccataatgttaataaataatatttttaaaaatcacgcttttgtaacttaattaaaaagtagaaaataatttttaagttcaaaataaaataaagtgattagggagaaataattttatcttaaaaaagtgTGGGGTccttttttggatattttagttctaccaatatctgtctaaaCAAAATATCTGTctaaagcaataaaatattcacaaaaattaaaatctagtACCCcacactttttaatttttttttatatctaaaattattttctacattttagttCAACAAAAGCatgcttttttagttttttaaactattatttttctttcggactatttttgaatttttgtagaaaGGTTTTTCTTACAAAAGTCTACGTATGCTGTGTTTTTCATAGCTTACACGGTGCGTAAGCTATTTAAAACTGGTGAAAACCAAAACCACACCAAAATTCTATCAATTGCATGAATTTGATACTGTATTTTTAAGATGATATGCTTAGGGTCACAAAATCTGCTAAATCAGAGTTATAATTCATGAGCCACTGAACcaccaaaataaattatgtaagcCTTGATTACTTTACCTCAATAATTTGTAGAGCCAAATGCGtcttaagttaatttttgtatttttgattaaGTATATAtggaattttaaacgtaaaGAATCATTGTATAATAACTATATTACTTTCCAACATAAATAAAGTACTCACCGACTCCAGCcacatgaatttttttcatccaCGGGTAAATTACACGATCTCCATTTTCTGAATCATCGTCTTCGTCATCGTCCATCAACGGACTTCCATCCATCATCAATTGATCCTCATCAATATCATCTTGCCCATCAGATCCGCCGGTATCTTCCATGCGTTCCATACGCATTCCTAATTCATGTAATTGTGGCTGTGCTTGTGCACCACTTTGTGGTGAGTGATGCATATGATCTTGATGCGAAATTGATACAGGACTACACGATACCGCCGACACAATTGATGGATCCGTAGATCCAGGTGGTGGTATATCACTTAAATTTGATGGTAACATTGATGATGCTATGGAATTTGGTGCGGAAGATACGACAGCTGACGTTGGTAAATTTCCATCACCCGGGGCACATTGTAGTTGTGAATTATCGTGTCCATGATGAATTCCTGGTGGTAATCCAGGTTGTCGTGTTAATTGATGTATATTTGAGTGTGGATGTATTTGATGTGGATGGTAATAATTTGTTGGATAACTAGGATAACCATTTGAAATAGGTGCACCACTATTTGGATGATGAGGTGGTGGTGCACCGTATGGAGTGGATGTTGCTTGATGTGGATATCCATATTGCAAATGATATTGGTTggaatttgagaaaaaatcaCTAGACGTTTTAAAATCACTAGGTATATAGTTATTTTGACTATACTCTTCGGTAGGTGGAAATTTTGGATCAACTAATACATTTGGTGTATTGCCGGTGGTGTTACccaaatgatgatgatgatatgaGCCAGGTACAACACCTGGCACATTTGTTGAATTCATCAAAAACGAATTCATAATCattaatttctatataattttttttatgtccaCAATACTATGTGAGACTCTACTATGGAGGGTTAGTAAATTGTGCTAACGTTGATagttctttataataaaaacacactTTTCGCCAATTCACCACGTTTGTATGTATTTCGTTGAAAATGTACACCCCTATATGTCATATAGAAAATAACACAAGGAAATAATTCAGTTAGTTGTTAGTGGGGGGCGttgtatattttaacattacaCATATAGGAATCAGACACGAACGCACACTAAAAATTTTCCCCTACTTATCAAATACAATGGTATAACATGCAATGTGTATAGCATACAAGCTCCACCCTATTTTATCCAGTTTACCATACCATGTGATACAAAATCAACCAATAAGTATACAAAGACGACGTCCATGATGGATTATACACGCTATTTCACTTTAACATCAATTCTTCcttgttatttatttcaatggaATGGTATAGAATGTTaactttaatgtaaaatgtttgACAACATTCAAAACGcggttttttcaaaatattatcaaatttcggaaatactatttttaatatattttcttggaTTTGCACATAAgcagtaaaaactaaaacactttttttttaattttatataataatttttatgaaaaaatcacaatcacaacattttttcgatttacactaaaaacaaaagttaatatcACTTTGTAGAAATTTGTATAGAAATTGTTCTCGAAAAACTCGACattaaaaatgtgttaaattaGCCCCGGAGTAACATTTTGACACTACAGAAGCTTTTATGAAACtaaatgtgtaaaattataaaccaTTCCTACTTGATTCACAGACCGTATAGTATAATAACAATCCCTCCCATTTATTTAACATGTATAATAATTACTCTGTTCAATGCATTATGTAGAAGGGAAAATTGAATAAGGACAGGTACAATTTTCACGTTTtgttgtttcaaaaatattacagtTGACTAGATAGGCGGCTTGAGTACGGCCCTCTGCCATTCAAACTTTGACTGTTTTTAACGTCAGTTTTAAACTTCACCATAAATGTTACCTACCGATTATTTACTGTGAGAAATATCTTCTTAATCACTAACCagcttttaaaaaactttttatgtttgtaatctacagtcttttcaaaattttgactttaaaaaaataatagtccGGTCCCTTCCATAAGTgccttcaattattttatataatattgggTGCTTTCTGTAACTGCTCAGTACTCTCATGAGCAAAGTTTCTACCTTGCAAAAATAGGGCTCCAAGAACAAGTAAAATCGTAAATTGGAGAATCAACATCTTTTTTGTCATgatatttataaactaaaagcAACTTTGGTTTTATAAATCGCAGCGCTTTATAATATGTGACCTGTTGGGATTTTTTGTGAAACTAAAcacatcaaaaatatatttgtaagcTAAGGTCTTCGAGAGTCTATATctcaaataatcataatatactttttgtcataaaaataatttttttgatggtGTAAGGATAGGGAAAAAAAGCTTTCAATGGAATACTATTTATTGGcttatagtttcgataaaaaattggttttttaaatatttaagtaacttgcaaaatatttctgttataaatatatttaagttgatttcttgaataataaataaattaatataaaattttattaatttttcaaatctagTATAGACAACTTCAAGTATTTTTCTaagtagataataatttaagaggtattgtttttaattgatataattgCTTACTTTACGAGTCTAgaagtttataattaaattttaataaattaggtactcggtaaaaaagaaaattaatacctACTTgctctaataaatttttaaatttcgagtAAATCGATCAATTATTATCGTATGATTATCGAATGACAGATGTTTTTATATCCAAgaacaaatttaaagaaaacttaaataatatagcGTTTTTGCACTAGGTATAGCTGAGTAAAATATAGTTGGTATAGGTACATATCAGTTTGTAGAGTACCGACATACAATAAGTGTCATAAGCAGTGCCTGATTAAGACAGCGCGGAAACTGTACCAAATTCTATAAACgggtttgtgtattttttaagtCTTCGCAAATCTACCTGGGGCTTCTGAGCAGGTAGGCGCTTTGGCCAAAAATTTGTCTACTTCGTTCcacattttttctattttttctagTTCTTcacttttttcgtaaatatatcTGACTACTAAATTCGCGAATATTGTAGCATTTGCGACTCTTGCTACATGGCTAATCCCCCACATAAGTTTGtaagtaaatttgaaatataaaattattttggacaACTACGGAATTTTTTTGTGGTTAACGCTATACCAGTATCACTGTGAATgccatactgatttgaccattgaAGAAATAGTAAAATTAGCAATAATTATGGCGGATCAATCAATGCAAAATGGGCATCAGGTCCATACTGGTTTgcgatatcacaatacttctggtgggtAGCCCTATtgaatactgtaatattacttttgctatagatactatatgtatctgtcgctataccataccagcattgtagtaaacgcaaaacatttcttaccgtatacatactatttttacaaaacatgCAAAAGAAATGGTTTAGgtatacacggtgttctgttattgactgcagatcgtgggcctacagaataagctcataaagacgatggaaaaagttatttaccaattttggatctgagccctaatttgggcgctacaggtatgacaaaattgataaatttgttcattcactgaaaATCATTCGATAActagcagccaatgataatcagtagatattagtaaatttcatttaataatattcaacttaagAAGGGATATCAAGTGATttcattcgattatattattttgaaaaacattttaaaaaattatttcacgcaaagttaaacaattttattgttgaacagaaataaCTATAGTAGTATTGAGTATTGgagtttatgataaaaaaaaacttttaacaaaaagaaaatcgacttcaaaagaaaaacttttccaaaacaaattaatatacactaaaaagtaaaaaaattacgataatataatgtagttaa
This genomic interval from Chrysoperla carnea chromosome 1, inChrCarn1.1, whole genome shotgun sequence contains the following:
- the LOC123304971 gene encoding homeobox protein Hox-A4, which translates into the protein MIMNSFLMNSTNVPGVVPGSYHHHHLGNTTGNTPNVLVDPKFPPTEEYSQNNYIPSDFKTSSDFFSNSNQYHLQYGYPHQATSTPYGAPPPHHPNSGAPISNGYPSYPTNYYHPHQIHPHSNIHQLTRQPGLPPGIHHGHDNSQLQCAPGDGNLPTSAVVSSAPNSIASSMLPSNLSDIPPPGSTDPSIVSAVSCSPVSISHQDHMHHSPQSGAQAQPQLHELGMRMERMEDTGGSDGQDDIDEDQLMMDGSPLMDDDEDDDSENGDRVIYPWMKKIHVAGVDKSKFKMGLGAYSSTSEANGSFTPGMEPKRQRTAYTRHQILELEKEFHYNRYLTRRRRIEIAHTLVLSERQIKIWFQNRRMKWKKDNKLPNTKNVRRKTNPAGVTTTTPNSQNNSQSPKTNTSPKNGGRLSNKLNNNDKRKNNRNDMDLINGNNNLMSDHTNNSLNQQNQQQIGPMGPSPIHHPHHPSTYPTDPTIHLSSIGQITPLTPATQAPCTPTIKSDYGLTAL